The sequence below is a genomic window from Nicotiana tomentosiformis chromosome 6, ASM39032v3, whole genome shotgun sequence.
CTGAAATGACTGCTTTAAAACAGTTTTTGGATGACCAATTTAAGATCAAAGACATTGGTCTGGTTCATTATTTTTTGGGCTTCGAAGTTTCCTCCCATTCTGATGGTTATGTTTTGCATCAACACAAGTATACTTCAGAGTTTTTGGGGGAATTCAAGTGTTCTCACCTTTCTCCTCTTTCCACTCTTCAGGATCCTTCTATTAAGTTGACTGTTGACATGGGTGACCCTCTCCCAGACCCTAGTCTATACAGAAGACTAGTTGGCAAGCTGAACTTCTTACAACATACCCGGCCTGATATTGCTTTTTCTGTTCAGCATTTGAGTCAATTTTTACAAACTCCCAGGGTTCCTCATATGTTGGTTGCCCTGCATGTTTGGAGATATCTTATGTCTGCACTAGCTCAGGGAATTCTGCTGTCCAATGCATCTGATCTATCTCTTGCTGCCTTTTCTGAATTTGACTGGGCCATTTGTGCTTTCTCTAGGAGGTCTGTCACTGGATTTTTTGTTACTCTTGTGGCTGCCCCAtttcttggaagagcaagaaacaaccTACTATTTCCCTTTCCTCTGCTGAAGCAGAGTATAGGGCC
It includes:
- the LOC138894346 gene encoding uncharacterized mitochondrial protein AtMg00810-like, with the translated sequence MLHLILFGNRPCYRNSRLLRQIIHGTLSLCLLIRKSFPASRYIRLSRGLMAPLRGTRPDLSLELDVNNAFLHGDLHEEVYMRIPPGLHISSSSTSTASLLVCKLQNSLYGLKPASRQWFSKLSDALLSKGYIASKNDYSMFTKSSVASLIILVVYVDDILLAGSDIAEMTALKQFLDDQFKIKDIGLVHYFLGFEVSSHSDGYVLHQHKYTSEFLGEFKCSHLSPLSTLQDPSIKLTVDMGDPLPDPSLYRRLVGKLNFLQHTRPDIAFSVQHLSQFLQTPRVPHMLVALHVWRYLMSALAQGILLSNASDLSLAAFSEFDWAICAFSRRSVTGFFVTLVAAPFLGRARNNLLFPFPLLKQSIGP